GGTGATTGCCGGCGGGGCTGCTGAACTCCGTGCTGATGCGGCCGTAGAAAGCCAGGTTAGTCACCAGGCCGATCAACCCCGTCAGCAGGCGCGCCACCAGAGCCACCACCGAGCCCAGCACCATCGCCAGGAAACAGATCCACAGCACCCGGCGCCCCAGCGGCCGGAAACGGCGCGGCATATGGGCATCGGTAAGCGTCGGATCCAGCGAGGGGGCAAGCGGAAGCGCCGCACGTGAGTGCGGATCGGCAGGAAGATCGGGGTGCATCGGGAGAGCCCGTGGAAGTGAACTTGAAAAGGTTACGCGGATACGGGCTCAGTAGCTGGCTGGAAAATGAACGTAAGTTCTTGCGTCACTGGCCCAGCGGCGGCGCCTTGGGTGCGTTCCAGCCCAGCAGGTTGTAGACGTCGTAGCGCAGGATGCCCAGGTACTCGTGCAGCGTGGCGTCCATCACGAAGTAATTCCACGAATCCGGCGCGATTTCGCGACGCGTGTTGATCCAGTCGCCGGCCACCGGCTGCGGCACGATGCCGAAGTGCGCGAAGTACAACAGCGAACGGCGCAGGTGGATGCCCGAGGTGACCAGCACGACGTGCTGGGGCGCATACGACGCCAGAATCGGACGGGTGAATTGCGCGTTCTGCCACGTGCTCATGCTGCGCGATTCCAGCGTGATGTCCGCCTCGGGAATGCCGAGCGCACGCAGGGCCCGGCCGTAGACCACGGCCTCCGGCTCGCCGTGATCCTGCGAGTCGCCACCACTGGCCACCAGATGGCATTCCTTGTTCGCCGCCTTGCAGGCGCTGTACAGCTGGGCCGCCTTCAACAGTCGCCCATCAACGAAGAACGAGGGCTGCAACGGCTGATCGCCTGCAACAGCGGTGCCCGCGCCGAGCACCACGATGGCGTTGCGCGGCGCCCAGGCAATGGCGGGCTCCACGTCATACGGGCCCTGCAGGCTTCGCGTGAGCAGACGCGGCAGCGCACCGCAGCCGATGCCGAAGAACAGCAGCACGCTCAGCGCCAGCACCGCGCGTGCCGCCTTTCGCCAGCGCCGGCGATGCAGCAACGCAGCCAACAACAGCAGCACAAGCA
The nucleotide sequence above comes from Dyella telluris. Encoded proteins:
- a CDS encoding YdcF family protein; the encoded protein is MLTVLLVLLLLAALLHRRRWRKAARAVLALSVLLFFGIGCGALPRLLTRSLQGPYDVEPAIAWAPRNAIVVLGAGTAVAGDQPLQPSFFVDGRLLKAAQLYSACKAANKECHLVASGGDSQDHGEPEAVVYGRALRALGIPEADITLESRSMSTWQNAQFTRPILASYAPQHVVLVTSGIHLRRSLLYFAHFGIVPQPVAGDWINTRREIAPDSWNYFVMDATLHEYLGILRYDVYNLLGWNAPKAPPLGQ